The proteins below are encoded in one region of Bacteroidota bacterium:
- a CDS encoding T9SS type A sorting domain-containing protein produces MKKNLNPNYPFATIFIITLFVLMNNHTAFAQLNTWVKITNNQIGNWGYPAFTYSSGTKEYVLTLGTQTESGVNSVYSVQSFKPGFGRWINALPHDSLYGVWADSIGYTKGNGQIGKSVFGTNYWALKNIEGYLRPNLGASLTTRSYSQFCYNTTDGKIYFYINNSTFTYDPAKRIWDTISVNTHPNTGNAARFLKNASLCYDRYNKEIVLFGGVGPDKLNGSPGTWTFNPATKSWKKLNLAVEPPPRINSPMVYDPDNKVIIMFGGDHCDQLTNETWVYNCVTRTWTKKNPPIRPTPRAGHALLYMPKSHKVVMVGGYNFTTGTIPEIWTYNANTNIWALVKRLGTTEIIPTYPLANPTMSGLCAVNSGDTLIALADSVKISNSIYAYHTYRMACNPTIIDASGTTIYGVSSDLVLTRGGSTEPSWYTNGVPAPDKTANENFLVSLPLNTWTKLSPPKIPDGDRAWGTTILDTDRDIIIKFSGGHSGYCGNDVTQYSIPNNRYTIGYRPEFYIEYNAFENPSPGPFSFGGRPFMPTHTVKAYAYDVKIRKIVYVQGTHTYLYDPDRTDWIKNIHIHGPSGGYGGGYNAGLCSTPKGVYGQFNNSSYLFSGDSLKWKQLPQTGILPLFYADQSGVVYDSKRDRIIAVKGKTSEIAQIYEYVFSSGKVTRLYPSDSTLATGSDLYRESVYIPDLDIILYQIQKPGGNLAYDCAKNKWISTGLMYDPKRKIIWHSGGRSEIHATRLGNIIITTEENSIDLRSLAVSPNPFNSVTTIHMPSSINYKNATLQVFDIQGKLVADLTSSLKDAQVQFKAENLDDGLYIVRLITEEKIYTAKINYLNY; encoded by the coding sequence ATGAAAAAAAACCTAAACCCAAACTATCCATTCGCAACGATTTTCATTATTACATTATTTGTTTTAATGAATAATCATACTGCTTTTGCTCAACTGAACACATGGGTAAAAATAACCAATAACCAGATTGGCAACTGGGGATATCCTGCTTTCACCTATTCTTCCGGTACAAAAGAATATGTACTCACATTGGGCACTCAAACTGAATCAGGAGTTAATTCTGTTTATAGTGTACAATCTTTCAAGCCTGGTTTCGGCAGATGGATCAATGCTCTTCCCCATGATTCACTATACGGAGTGTGGGCCGACAGCATTGGCTATACAAAAGGCAATGGTCAAATAGGAAAAAGTGTGTTTGGCACTAACTACTGGGCATTAAAAAATATTGAGGGCTACCTTCGGCCCAATCTTGGCGCATCGCTTACCACACGAAGCTATTCGCAGTTCTGTTATAATACCACTGATGGCAAGATATATTTTTATATTAATAATTCCACCTTCACTTATGACCCTGCTAAACGTATCTGGGATACGATCTCTGTAAATACGCATCCCAATACCGGGAACGCAGCACGCTTTCTAAAAAACGCATCATTATGTTACGACAGGTATAATAAGGAGATCGTTCTCTTTGGAGGAGTAGGACCTGACAAATTAAATGGATCTCCGGGAACCTGGACATTTAATCCAGCAACAAAGTCATGGAAAAAGCTCAATCTTGCAGTTGAACCTCCTCCTCGTATTAATTCCCCTATGGTTTATGATCCCGACAATAAGGTTATTATAATGTTTGGCGGTGATCATTGTGATCAATTAACAAATGAAACCTGGGTTTATAATTGTGTTACACGTACCTGGACAAAAAAGAACCCGCCTATACGTCCGACACCCCGTGCAGGTCATGCTCTCTTATATATGCCTAAAAGTCATAAGGTAGTGATGGTAGGTGGATATAATTTCACAACAGGTACAATACCTGAAATATGGACTTACAATGCAAACACAAATATATGGGCTCTTGTAAAGCGATTGGGTACGACTGAAATTATACCTACCTACCCCCTAGCTAATCCCACTATGAGCGGATTGTGTGCAGTAAATTCGGGAGATACACTTATCGCTCTTGCTGATTCTGTAAAAATAAGTAATAGTATTTACGCATATCATACTTATAGAATGGCGTGTAACCCTACAATCATTGATGCATCGGGTACCACTATATATGGTGTATCCTCAGATCTTGTTCTTACTCGTGGAGGCTCTACTGAACCATCCTGGTATACAAATGGAGTTCCTGCGCCGGATAAAACCGCTAACGAAAATTTTCTTGTCAGTTTGCCTTTGAATACATGGACGAAACTTAGTCCCCCTAAAATTCCTGACGGAGACCGTGCCTGGGGCACAACCATACTGGATACTGATCGGGATATTATAATTAAATTTTCCGGTGGACATTCAGGATATTGCGGAAACGATGTTACCCAGTATTCAATACCAAACAACCGCTATACTATCGGGTATCGGCCTGAATTTTATATAGAATACAATGCATTTGAGAATCCCAGTCCCGGGCCTTTCTCATTTGGAGGGAGGCCTTTTATGCCCACGCATACTGTTAAGGCGTATGCTTATGATGTGAAAATCCGCAAAATAGTTTATGTTCAAGGAACTCATACTTACCTCTATGATCCTGATAGAACGGATTGGATCAAAAACATACACATTCATGGCCCTTCCGGTGGTTATGGAGGCGGATATAATGCAGGGCTTTGTTCAACCCCAAAAGGTGTTTATGGGCAGTTCAACAATAGTAGCTATCTTTTTTCAGGCGATAGTCTGAAATGGAAACAACTGCCACAAACGGGAATACTGCCTCTTTTTTATGCTGATCAAAGCGGCGTTGTTTATGATTCTAAACGTGATCGCATTATAGCTGTAAAGGGAAAAACTTCTGAGATAGCACAAATCTATGAATATGTTTTCTCCAGTGGCAAGGTAACCAGACTTTACCCTTCGGATTCCACACTGGCAACGGGTAGCGACCTCTACCGCGAGTCGGTTTATATACCTGATCTTGATATTATTCTTTATCAAATTCAAAAACCTGGAGGTAACCTGGCATACGATTGCGCAAAAAACAAATGGATCAGCACCGGTCTTATGTATGACCCCAAGCGAAAAATTATCTGGCATTCCGGTGGAAGAAGTGAAATACATGCAACCCGGTTGGGAAATATTATTATAACAACCGAAGAAAATTCAATTGATCTCCGGTCATTAGCCGTTTCACCTAATCCATTTAATTCAGTTACAACTATTCATATGCCATCATCGATCAATTACAAAAACGCAACACTCCAGGTATTTGACATTCAAGGAAAACTCGTTGCGGATTTAACTTCTTCATTGAAGGATGCCCAGGTTCAATTTAAGGCGGAGAACCTGGATGATGGATTATATATTGTTCGGTTAATTACGGAAGAAAAAATTTACACTGCAAAAATTAATTATTTAAACTATTAA
- a CDS encoding SBBP repeat-containing protein, with protein MKIKYTFITSLFIASAQYISGGNNKYTDSQLPESLFEKNRGQFLSSDGKPADNVLYRSKNNGLETYLTRSGLSYVYREFEYDTLNNDPHSLIPGKKEEKDDDDKFLKVKGEHTYRVNLVLENMNKDILITESDKDLFYTNYYTAEHPEGITHVPHYKQVQYREVWKNIDWRVKNSDNGLKHEFILNEGADIKQVRFKIEGAKKTEIKNGRLIIHTPYGTIEENDLYCYVERDGHRQKTDARYLIGENGCIGFDVKWDGKGTLVIDPSVLWSTYHVSRGTSGGDGGCQMTTDRIGNIFVSGGSYTTSGFPVLNPFGGAYFQGGVAGTVDLFILKFSTGGVKQWATFYGGTADDQSWSVKADNLGNILIAGSSTSTNFPTSNAYDATANGNNDAILISFTDTGIRNWATYLGGSTMDIAISITSDVQGNIYSTGFTNSVNFPMINPGGAYMQAFGGGGNADAFVVKLTRNGNPLWSTYFGGNQNDIGNAITTDKFGNVFVTGSTDGNMPLVNPGGPAFFDNTFNGGNSWKVADAFIIKFSSTLNLTWSTYYGGNGAGGMGGTDEGYSVVTDQCGNLFVLGYTESSNIPTYNPGGGAYYDNIHNNGPAAYIYPDLFILKFNNAGVLMWATYYGGSESDYNNTWDADNSLAIDKEGRIYITFGTYSQNIPVINPASPYSCPPATCACQLERGHIAVFNNNGTGLWSTYIDPSTTNINSEQPNSISVDGTGNIAAMIGSELTGGFQLVNPGGGAYIQPHTASVNREMYFIKFTPVTPNTIPVAAFTASPKKNCAPLSASFNNSSTGYDNYTWNFGDGGTATTYNASHLYNTPGTYVVTLILEKISTCVKDTLRDTIKVLSCNINGIPKKMNICTGNCPVITASTSGSAPYTYSWNTGATTQTINPCPSTNTTYFVKVTDASGTTHTDTTYVTISPILNIITSAIYPACSGVNNGTASVTVNNGTSPYSYNWSSGQVSSSVYNMAPGTYTVTATDANGCTGTKTITITTYPPFTISIATTPNTCPPGGALGTGTATPTITGGTGTYAYSWLPPVNSFSRLNPNQTQLNSGVFTVNVTDGGSGCSQTATVTVAQGAFPTATFTISPGKVVCVGTNVTFTNTGTMTGGSWQVSGPASGSGTTTNFSFTFNIPGTYVIWHQGTQGSCNLFEDDTLVVVNCTSGVPSPATFGGGCANSGDCSKKITANATGGTTPYTYSWSTGATTAAIFPCATSDATYTVTVKDAAGVTNTTTAAIIISPGASFTQSPTGTVCTGTPVNFTGITTAGATYNWNIGAPANVSGTTANFSASFLYEGTYTITHTVARATCSNTATSTVKVINCTGITVTASGNPVCSGSCANIISGISGGTTPYTYSWSNGATTQNISPCPLSNTTYTLTIRDAGGTTASTTVVININPAPTASITPTNITCAGGTGSALATISGGSSPFNYIWSNGQNSPTATGLTAGNYTLTISDSKGCTNTAATTLSSPTPLSGQFTKGTSSCAGCGCKEWLMVTAGGGTSPYSYSWPDGYLNRYKNRLCPGTYIVNIKDKNGCSVNLNLSAP; from the coding sequence ATGAAAATAAAATATACATTTATTACTTCCCTGTTTATCGCATCCGCCCAGTATATTTCCGGCGGCAACAATAAATATACCGACAGCCAATTACCGGAATCACTTTTCGAAAAAAACAGGGGACAGTTTCTGTCGTCAGATGGAAAACCGGCAGATAATGTATTGTACAGGAGTAAAAACAACGGATTAGAAACATACCTCACCAGATCGGGCCTCAGTTACGTGTATCGTGAATTTGAATATGACACTCTTAATAATGACCCTCATTCGTTGATCCCCGGAAAAAAGGAGGAAAAAGACGATGATGACAAATTTTTAAAGGTAAAAGGAGAACATACATACAGAGTAAACCTTGTATTAGAGAATATGAATAAGGATATTCTCATAACTGAATCGGATAAAGATTTGTTTTACACAAATTATTATACAGCGGAACATCCGGAAGGCATCACGCATGTACCTCACTATAAACAGGTGCAGTACAGGGAAGTTTGGAAAAACATTGACTGGAGGGTAAAAAATTCCGACAATGGCCTTAAGCATGAATTTATCCTCAACGAAGGCGCGGACATAAAACAAGTGCGGTTTAAAATTGAAGGGGCGAAAAAAACAGAAATTAAAAATGGGAGGTTAATCATTCATACACCATACGGCACCATTGAAGAAAACGACCTGTATTGCTATGTTGAGCGGGATGGTCATCGGCAAAAGACAGATGCCCGTTACCTGATCGGCGAGAATGGATGTATTGGTTTCGATGTAAAATGGGATGGCAAAGGCACGCTTGTTATTGACCCAAGTGTGTTGTGGTCGACTTACCATGTAAGCAGGGGAACTTCAGGCGGAGATGGCGGATGCCAGATGACAACAGACAGGATTGGGAACATTTTTGTATCCGGGGGATCGTATACTACATCCGGATTTCCTGTTCTTAATCCGTTTGGCGGCGCTTACTTCCAGGGCGGTGTCGCCGGAACTGTTGATCTTTTTATTCTTAAATTCTCCACCGGGGGAGTTAAACAATGGGCTACTTTTTATGGTGGTACCGCTGACGACCAATCATGGTCGGTAAAAGCGGATAACCTTGGCAACATTCTTATTGCCGGCAGTTCAACCTCGACCAATTTCCCTACATCAAATGCGTATGATGCAACTGCCAATGGCAATAACGATGCCATCCTCATTAGTTTTACAGATACAGGAATAAGAAACTGGGCAACTTATCTGGGCGGAAGTACTATGGATATTGCAATCTCCATTACATCGGATGTTCAGGGAAACATTTATTCAACAGGCTTTACCAATTCTGTTAATTTTCCAATGATCAACCCGGGTGGAGCTTATATGCAGGCTTTTGGCGGTGGTGGAAATGCAGATGCCTTTGTTGTCAAATTAACCAGGAATGGAAATCCTTTATGGAGTACATACTTTGGCGGCAACCAAAATGACATTGGAAACGCTATAACAACAGATAAATTCGGAAATGTTTTCGTAACCGGATCTACTGACGGCAACATGCCTCTTGTGAACCCGGGAGGACCAGCCTTCTTTGACAATACGTTTAATGGTGGCAATAGCTGGAAAGTGGCAGACGCATTCATTATTAAGTTTAGTTCGACATTAAACCTGACCTGGTCAACTTATTATGGAGGTAACGGTGCAGGCGGTATGGGCGGAACAGACGAAGGATATTCTGTTGTAACAGACCAATGCGGAAATTTATTTGTACTGGGGTATACTGAATCATCTAATATACCTACATATAACCCTGGCGGAGGAGCTTATTACGATAACATCCATAACAATGGCCCGGCAGCATATATTTATCCGGATCTGTTCATCCTGAAATTTAATAACGCAGGAGTGCTTATGTGGGCAACTTACTATGGCGGTTCAGAATCTGATTATAATAACACCTGGGATGCGGACAATTCCCTGGCTATTGATAAAGAAGGTAGAATATATATCACCTTCGGCACCTATTCGCAAAATATTCCGGTAATTAATCCTGCTTCTCCTTATAGCTGCCCTCCCGCTACATGCGCATGTCAGTTGGAACGAGGCCATATTGCAGTATTTAACAATAATGGCACAGGCTTATGGTCTACATACATCGATCCGAGTACAACCAATATTAATTCCGAACAACCTAATTCAATAAGTGTGGATGGAACCGGCAATATTGCAGCGATGATTGGGTCCGAGTTAACAGGAGGATTTCAACTTGTCAACCCGGGAGGCGGAGCCTACATACAACCTCATACAGCAAGTGTTAACCGCGAAATGTATTTTATAAAATTTACACCTGTAACTCCCAATACAATTCCTGTAGCCGCTTTCACTGCATCACCTAAAAAAAATTGCGCGCCGCTTTCTGCCAGCTTCAATAATTCAAGTACAGGTTATGATAATTATACCTGGAATTTTGGCGATGGTGGTACAGCCACTACTTATAACGCTTCGCATCTTTATAATACACCCGGTACATACGTTGTAACACTTATCCTTGAAAAAATTTCAACATGTGTTAAAGACACCCTTAGAGATACCATAAAGGTACTTAGTTGCAACATAAACGGAATTCCAAAAAAAATGAACATCTGTACCGGAAACTGCCCCGTGATAACTGCCAGTACAAGCGGAAGCGCACCATATACCTATAGCTGGAACACAGGAGCTACCACGCAAACCATCAACCCTTGCCCATCCACCAATACTACCTACTTTGTAAAAGTAACCGATGCCTCAGGTACAACTCATACGGATACAACTTATGTGACCATTTCTCCCATCTTAAATATTATTACATCTGCAATATATCCAGCTTGCAGCGGAGTAAATAACGGCACCGCTTCCGTAACCGTAAACAATGGAACATCCCCCTACAGCTACAATTGGAGCAGCGGACAAGTTTCATCTTCTGTTTATAACATGGCCCCCGGCACTTATACTGTAACAGCAACCGATGCGAACGGATGTACGGGAACAAAAACGATAACCATCACTACATATCCGCCTTTTACGATCTCTATCGCCACAACTCCGAATACCTGTCCTCCCGGCGGAGCATTGGGTACAGGTACTGCAACACCAACAATAACGGGAGGAACAGGTACTTATGCTTACTCCTGGCTGCCACCTGTAAATTCGTTCAGCCGTTTAAATCCCAATCAAACGCAATTAAACAGCGGCGTATTTACAGTGAATGTTACAGATGGAGGAAGCGGCTGCTCACAAACTGCAACCGTTACAGTTGCACAGGGAGCTTTTCCAACAGCTACATTTACCATTTCTCCGGGCAAAGTAGTTTGTGTCGGAACAAACGTAACATTTACAAATACGGGTACAATGACAGGCGGTAGCTGGCAGGTAAGCGGACCTGCAAGCGGTTCCGGCACTACAACTAATTTCTCATTTACATTCAATATCCCGGGAACATATGTAATCTGGCACCAGGGAACACAGGGAAGTTGTAATCTGTTTGAGGATGATACTTTAGTTGTGGTTAATTGTACTTCCGGAGTTCCATCCCCTGCAACATTTGGAGGAGGTTGCGCTAACAGCGGAGATTGCAGTAAGAAAATAACCGCAAATGCAACAGGAGGAACGACTCCGTATACATATAGTTGGAGCACAGGTGCAACAACCGCTGCCATTTTTCCATGCGCGACAAGTGATGCCACATACACGGTTACAGTTAAAGATGCTGCGGGTGTTACAAACACAACAACTGCGGCTATTATCATTTCTCCGGGTGCCTCGTTTACACAATCTCCAACAGGAACCGTTTGCACGGGAACGCCTGTAAATTTTACGGGCATAACTACCGCCGGCGCCACCTACAACTGGAATATTGGCGCACCGGCCAATGTAAGCGGCACCACCGCAAATTTTTCAGCTTCCTTTTTATACGAAGGAACATATACAATCACTCATACTGTTGCAAGAGCAACGTGTAGTAATACAGCAACATCTACAGTAAAAGTGATCAACTGTACCGGCATTACGGTTACAGCCTCCGGCAATCCCGTTTGTTCGGGCTCCTGTGCCAATATAATATCCGGTATTTCGGGAGGAACAACTCCATATACCTATTCATGGAGCAATGGTGCTACAACACAAAATATAAGTCCGTGTCCTTTATCAAATACCACTTATACACTTACCATCAGAGATGCAGGAGGAACAACGGCCAGCACAACAGTTGTCATAAACATTAATCCGGCTCCTACAGCAAGTATAACTCCGACAAACATAACGTGTGCCGGAGGAACCGGATCGGCACTGGCAACCATAAGCGGCGGCAGCTCTCCTTTTAACTACATTTGGAGCAATGGACAAAACAGTCCAACAGCAACAGGCCTAACAGCCGGCAACTATACGTTAACAATAAGCGATAGCAAGGGCTGTACTAACACCGCCGCTACAACACTATCTTCGCCCACTCCATTAAGCGGACAATTCACTAAAGGTACATCCAGCTGTGCGGGATGTGGATGTAAAGAGTGGTTAATGGTAACAGCCGGAGGCGGCACGAGCCCCTACTCCTATTCCTGGCCCGATGGATATCTGAACAGATATAAGAATCGGCTGTGCCCGGGAACATACATCGTAAATATTAAGGATAAAAATGGGTGCAGTGTGAATCTGAATTTGAGCGCGCCGTGA
- a CDS encoding T9SS type A sorting domain-containing protein — translation MILNSTAKRKFSRLYASLAILFIFMTLNKLFAVDIIYTNGNLTNNWNDPLNWSTGVVPGNSDKAIFDVTSSADCNINANANVAGIDIQTTYSGTIIQNSGITITVGTDNFSMSAGSFAGSNAAILISGAFILSGGVYTSTSDTMTISGNYTFSSGSFNHNNGTVKFFNPSGNAITLTGNTSFYHLKFNSTIAGLPQVYTISGGTIFTSNQTLTIIGSSLVSINTGMIDAKGNILIKYNAVPNFGTNGGNATININGTVDQTLTGTGVAGLGFICSVNINKTAGTLFLQNVISVSGNWTYTQGTVNYGTSSVVFSGSPTITGTQSFNNLEFMARTGLNAPFIFTIASGTILTVDGTLLFDDALLNSTSYIQLNTGTIDAKGNIRVYNRSTEPTNSGGTATIHVCGTVNQTLTGEGTTGRGKMCKINIDKPSGTLFLSSVISTNSDWTWTQGAVDAGTSTVVFMDKSLTITGTHSLNKVTISTNTVCFITISMATALTINGTLTISGIGIVRINTGTINAKGDITVTNISAWCGGTGTLNINGTINQTLTGSGIEGRGALPNIIINKSGGILAFISIISIGDLGGGGNWTYTSGTVDASTNTSKVYMLNATNIDCENGAANMSFYDLKFGDSNIKTLTGDIRVDNIFTLADGRLDLNSNALYLTSNSAGALTRTSGYIISESTNNEGEIFWNVGATVGSYIYPFGTIAGTYIPLIFQLTAGNAGYVSVSTYPTASDNTPYPSTPDNVTNLLRGGTDNSTNVIDRFWQIDKNGPSGTATVSYTYDQAEVTGGVVGNEGLLQAQRYNTSNNLWDAVLAGQTADDASNVVTEPGITQFSPRTLALSSSPLPIELLSFTAIQNDRHIDLSWVTATETNNDYFTIERSVNGTQFEPIATVQGAGNSTTVKKYSTEDRQPFIGVSYYKLKQTDFDGNYIYSQIVPITFEYSRKKDFFVYPNPLNTATGDNLLLSLSGLEKDSSILVVLLDVLGKEHYSKIVLADGDGIVNVVIQSSTPLVAGVYIIRAADNNKLFCEKIVVK, via the coding sequence ATGATTCTTAATTCAACAGCTAAAAGAAAGTTTTCTCGTTTATATGCAAGTCTTGCTATTCTATTTATTTTCATGACGTTAAATAAATTGTTTGCGGTTGATATAATCTATACAAATGGAAATCTTACCAACAATTGGAATGATCCATTAAACTGGTCAACTGGTGTAGTGCCCGGAAATAGTGATAAAGCTATATTTGATGTAACTTCTTCTGCGGACTGTAATATTAATGCAAATGCAAATGTCGCCGGTATTGATATACAGACAACGTACTCCGGTACAATCATTCAAAATTCAGGGATAACTATTACAGTAGGAACAGACAATTTTTCTATGTCCGCAGGCTCCTTTGCCGGGAGTAATGCTGCTATACTCATTAGTGGGGCATTTATTTTAAGCGGTGGGGTATATACATCTACTTCAGATACAATGACTATCTCAGGCAATTATACATTTTCATCAGGTTCATTTAACCATAATAATGGTACTGTAAAATTTTTCAATCCTTCTGGAAATGCAATCACACTTACCGGCAATACGTCATTTTATCACCTGAAGTTTAATTCAACAATAGCTGGTTTACCTCAAGTTTATACAATATCCGGAGGAACCATTTTTACCTCTAATCAAACACTTACTATTATTGGATCATCGTTGGTTAGTATTAATACCGGAATGATTGACGCAAAAGGCAACATACTTATAAAATATAATGCGGTTCCTAATTTTGGAACTAATGGTGGAAATGCTACTATTAACATTAATGGCACAGTTGATCAAACACTAACCGGTACTGGAGTGGCTGGGCTTGGCTTTATATGCTCGGTGAATATTAATAAAACGGCAGGAACGCTTTTTTTACAAAATGTAATCAGTGTTAGCGGTAACTGGACTTATACCCAAGGTACGGTCAACTATGGCACTTCTTCGGTGGTATTTAGCGGCTCACCTACGATAACCGGAACTCAATCTTTCAATAATCTGGAATTCATGGCTCGTACCGGACTAAACGCACCATTTATATTTACCATCGCATCGGGAACTATTTTAACAGTAGACGGCACATTGCTCTTTGATGATGCGCTTTTAAACAGCACATCTTATATACAACTAAACACAGGTACTATTGACGCAAAAGGAAATATACGGGTTTACAACAGAAGCACTGAGCCAACTAATTCAGGGGGGACGGCGACCATTCACGTTTGTGGAACTGTTAATCAAACCCTTACAGGAGAAGGGACAACAGGAAGAGGCAAGATGTGTAAAATCAATATCGACAAACCCAGCGGAACCCTATTTCTATCAAGCGTGATATCAACTAATAGCGACTGGACATGGACACAGGGAGCTGTTGATGCGGGTACCTCTACTGTAGTTTTTATGGATAAATCTCTTACAATAACAGGAACACATTCCCTTAACAAGGTAACCATATCAACTAACACTGTCTGTTTTATTACTATTTCTATGGCCACAGCGTTAACTATAAATGGAACCCTTACAATTAGCGGCATTGGTATAGTTCGGATAAATACCGGAACCATTAATGCAAAAGGAGATATTACAGTAACCAATATAAGTGCTTGGTGCGGTGGTACCGGCACCCTGAATATTAACGGGACTATAAATCAAACTCTTACAGGATCAGGAATTGAAGGAAGGGGAGCTTTGCCAAACATTATAATCAACAAATCCGGAGGTATACTTGCTTTCATAAGCATTATTTCTATCGGGGATTTAGGCGGGGGAGGAAACTGGACTTACACTTCAGGGACCGTAGATGCTTCTACAAATACCTCAAAGGTATATATGCTAAATGCTACAAATATTGATTGTGAAAATGGAGCAGCAAACATGAGTTTTTATGACCTTAAGTTTGGTGATTCAAACATCAAAACACTAACCGGAGATATCCGTGTAGATAATATTTTCACACTGGCTGATGGCAGACTTGACTTAAATAGCAATGCTCTCTACCTGACAAGTAATTCGGCTGGAGCGTTAACCCGAACAAGTGGTTATATTATAAGTGAATCTACTAATAATGAAGGGGAAATATTTTGGAATGTCGGCGCTACCGTTGGTTCATATATATACCCTTTTGGTACTATTGCTGGAACCTACATTCCATTAATTTTTCAATTAACGGCTGGAAATGCCGGATATGTATCTGTTTCCACTTATCCGACAGCATCGGATAATACACCCTACCCGTCAACACCTGACAACGTTACTAATTTACTTAGAGGGGGCACCGATAACAGCACAAATGTAATTGATCGCTTTTGGCAAATAGATAAAAACGGCCCAAGTGGTACGGCTACCGTTAGTTATACTTATGATCAGGCTGAAGTTACCGGCGGAGTTGTTGGAAATGAAGGTTTGCTTCAAGCTCAGAGATATAACACTTCTAACAATCTGTGGGATGCTGTACTCGCAGGACAAACAGCTGATGACGCTAGCAATGTTGTTACAGAACCGGGCATTACACAGTTCTCTCCCCGTACACTTGCACTGTCAAGCTCTCCGTTACCAATAGAACTTCTTAGTTTTACAGCAATACAAAATGACCGCCACATTGACTTATCATGGGTAACAGCTACAGAAACAAATAACGATTATTTTACCATTGAACGCAGCGTAAATGGTACCCAATTCGAGCCGATAGCGACAGTGCAGGGTGCGGGAAACAGCACCACAGTGAAAAAATATTCAACAGAAGACAGACAACCATTCATTGGTGTATCATATTACAAACTGAAACAAACCGATTTTGACGGAAACTACATATACTCGCAAATTGTACCCATCACATTTGAATACAGCAGAAAAAAAGATTTTTTTGTTTATCCCAATCCTTTAAATACTGCAACCGGGGACAACCTGTTGTTATCTTTATCAGGCCTTGAGAAGGACTCGTCTATTTTGGTTGTACTTCTTGATGTGCTTGGTAAAGAGCATTACTCTAAAATAGTTTTGGCTGATGGAGACGGCATAGTAAATGTTGTGATACAGAGTAGCACTCCACTAGTCGCTGGTGTTTATATAATCAGGGCAGCAGACAATAATAAATTGTTTTGTGAAAAGATTGTGGTTAAGTAG